From Actinomycetota bacterium, a single genomic window includes:
- a CDS encoding pyridoxamine 5'-phosphate oxidase family protein produces the protein MAREPTTELHAEFSSPDATAMPWSEARDRLELAEIFWISTVRPEARPHVTPLVAVWLNDALFFVTGENERKAKNLTYNTHVVMTTGCAALRDGFDIVIEGDAVRVNDDGVLGRVADVYASKYDWHYEVHDGTFRETHGPDPSAHDVSTARVLVFEVAPTTVFGYGRGETFSATRWRFTDSPPADA, from the coding sequence ATGGCGCGCGAGCCGACCACCGAGCTCCATGCCGAGTTCAGCAGCCCGGACGCGACCGCGATGCCATGGTCCGAGGCGCGCGACCGACTCGAGCTCGCCGAGATCTTCTGGATCTCGACCGTGCGCCCGGAAGCGCGGCCGCACGTCACGCCGCTCGTCGCCGTATGGCTCAACGACGCACTCTTCTTCGTCACCGGCGAGAACGAGCGCAAGGCGAAGAACCTGACGTACAACACGCACGTGGTGATGACCACCGGCTGCGCGGCGCTCCGCGACGGCTTCGACATCGTGATCGAGGGCGATGCCGTTCGCGTCAACGACGACGGTGTGCTCGGCCGCGTCGCCGATGTCTACGCGTCGAAGTACGACTGGCACTACGAGGTACACGACGGGACGTTCCGCGAGACGCACGGTCCGGATCCCTCCGCGCATGACGTATCAACGGCCCGCGTCTTGGTCTTCGAGGTGGCTCCGACAACCGTGTTCGGCTACGGTCGCGGCGAGACGTTCAGTGCGACGCGGTGGCGGTTCACCGACTCACCGCCCGCGGACGCGTGA
- a CDS encoding class I SAM-dependent methyltransferase, with product MTIQLDSDGNETGVLFDLVDLAGQEVLEIGCGDGRLTWRYFDRTARVTAIDPFADSIARAKRTIPKGAADTVELRAVAFEEFARERTPSTFDVVILSWSLC from the coding sequence GTGACGATACAGCTCGATTCTGATGGGAACGAGACGGGCGTACTGTTCGACCTCGTCGACCTTGCCGGTCAGGAAGTCCTCGAGATCGGGTGCGGCGACGGGCGACTTACTTGGCGTTACTTCGACCGGACCGCTCGAGTCACCGCAATCGATCCATTCGCGGACTCGATCGCGAGGGCGAAGCGGACCATCCCGAAGGGGGCCGCCGACACCGTCGAGCTCCGAGCCGTCGCGTTCGAGGAGTTCGCTCGGGAACGAACGCCGTCAACCTTTGACGTCGTCATCCTGTCGTGGTCCCTCTGTTGA
- a CDS encoding DNA-formamidopyrimidine glycosylase family protein, translating into MPELPEVQALAERLADAVRGSTFEAADVLQFSSLKTVTPRASELAGRSVTGVGRRGKYVAFELGGPRVLVHLSQGGRVDIEDPPKTTKPRGAVVRFRFDGRPSALVKEFGRERKAGWWVLAEGDDGPLEKLGPEPDSSEFERFVIEGDDGRRVHTILRDQRTVAGIGRGYSDDILHRAKLSPYASLGSLQPEERRALLGAVNEVLGEALEVERKRSGGLPTKIGDHFTVHGKYGESCPRCGDDLRRVSYESHEVTYCPHCQTGDKVLADRRLSRLIR; encoded by the coding sequence GTGCCGGAGCTGCCCGAAGTACAGGCGCTCGCCGAGCGGCTGGCAGACGCGGTGCGCGGCTCGACGTTCGAGGCCGCGGACGTGCTGCAGTTCTCCTCGCTGAAGACCGTGACGCCGCGAGCGTCGGAGCTCGCCGGTCGATCGGTCACCGGGGTCGGCCGCCGCGGCAAGTACGTCGCGTTCGAGCTCGGAGGGCCCCGGGTGTTGGTGCATCTTTCTCAGGGCGGACGCGTCGATATCGAGGACCCACCAAAGACGACGAAGCCGCGTGGCGCCGTCGTCCGGTTCCGCTTCGACGGACGTCCATCGGCGTTGGTGAAGGAGTTCGGTCGCGAGCGCAAGGCCGGGTGGTGGGTGCTAGCCGAGGGGGATGACGGGCCACTCGAGAAGCTCGGCCCCGAGCCCGATTCAAGTGAGTTCGAACGATTCGTCATCGAGGGAGACGACGGCCGGCGGGTGCACACGATCCTCCGGGACCAACGAACGGTCGCCGGGATCGGCCGCGGCTACTCGGACGACATCCTCCATCGGGCGAAGCTCTCGCCGTACGCGTCGCTTGGTTCGCTCCAGCCCGAGGAGCGCCGCGCGCTGCTCGGCGCCGTGAACGAGGTGCTCGGCGAGGCGCTCGAGGTGGAGCGGAAGCGCTCGGGCGGCCTGCCGACGAAGATCGGCGACCACTTCACGGTGCACGGCAAGTACGGAGAGTCCTGCCCCCGGTGCGGTGACGACCTGCGACGCGTGTCTTACGAGTCCCACGAGGTGACCTACTGCCCCCACTGCCAGACCGGCGACAAGGTCCTCGCCGATCGAAGGCTGTCGCGTCTGATTCGGTAG
- a CDS encoding nuclear transport factor 2 family protein: MMHPNEKLLREADEAQKRGDFVAFMNAYTDDLIVHMPGKSSISGDYKGKDQFGEVFQKFTERVPEFTFEPHAYFADDEHGVLLQRSHYKRGNETLDTNDAFVFHFRDGKISELWVITDDPYGTDEFLG; the protein is encoded by the coding sequence ATGATGCATCCCAACGAGAAGTTGCTGCGTGAGGCGGACGAGGCTCAGAAGCGGGGCGACTTTGTGGCGTTCATGAACGCCTACACGGACGACCTAATCGTCCACATGCCGGGGAAGAGTTCGATCTCCGGGGACTACAAGGGGAAGGATCAGTTCGGCGAGGTATTCCAGAAGTTCACCGAGCGCGTGCCCGAATTCACGTTCGAGCCGCACGCGTATTTCGCCGACGACGAGCACGGTGTCCTGCTTCAGCGCTCTCACTACAAGCGTGGGAACGAGACCCTGGACACGAACGACGCGTTCGTCTTCCACTTCCGCGACGGCAAGATCTCGGAGCTGTGGGTCATAACGGACGACCCGTACGGGACAGATGAATTCCTTGGTTAG
- a CDS encoding protein kinase, with translation MPEAATILSDRYELGPELGHGGMARVLRGTDRQLGRHVAIKVLSPPYDRDQAFVERFRREAHAAARLNHPSIVAVYDTGSDDGTHYIVTELVEGETLAELLERGGPLPPQQAVDISTEITRALAAAHERGVVHRDVKPGNVMLTPEGRVKVVDFGIARAAGVESGTRSGLVLGSAPYLSPEQARGEPGDERSDIYALGCVMYEMLTGQPPFTADTPVATLYLHVHEQAPPPSSVGEVPADLEAIVLRCLEKDPADRFQSATELEHALATVGNSNATMPMPAASLDTTAPVEQVRPSRVSPRPPRDRRMWWWVAGLAALVLLVMWAAFAFSDGTTLREAARRGARGSQSPSPSVTPTSEALTVGDAYVALRGAIDAAQLEGGIDEHTANDLRERAEDAMVAYEENDTEEIDKKIGEFDEKLAKAREEGKITVEAADQIDVAFADFVSALGAALPTPEEPIEEDGEGNGHGGDEGGGPPPHSNSGGEGNGND, from the coding sequence ATGCCTGAGGCGGCCACGATCCTCAGCGACCGCTACGAGCTGGGCCCGGAGCTCGGGCACGGCGGGATGGCCCGCGTCCTTCGGGGCACCGACCGTCAGCTCGGCCGGCACGTCGCCATCAAGGTCCTTTCACCGCCGTACGACCGCGATCAGGCGTTCGTCGAACGGTTCCGCCGCGAGGCGCACGCGGCCGCGCGGTTGAACCACCCCAGCATCGTCGCCGTCTACGACACCGGCTCCGACGACGGCACGCACTACATCGTCACCGAGCTCGTCGAGGGCGAGACGCTCGCCGAACTGCTCGAGCGCGGGGGGCCGCTCCCGCCGCAGCAAGCCGTGGATATCTCGACGGAGATCACTCGCGCGCTCGCGGCAGCGCACGAACGTGGCGTGGTCCACCGAGACGTGAAGCCGGGGAACGTGATGCTCACCCCCGAGGGCCGCGTCAAGGTCGTGGACTTCGGCATCGCCCGAGCCGCCGGCGTCGAATCGGGGACGCGGAGCGGCCTCGTGTTGGGGAGCGCGCCGTATCTCTCGCCCGAGCAGGCGCGCGGTGAGCCGGGCGACGAGCGTTCGGACATCTATGCGCTCGGATGCGTGATGTACGAGATGCTCACGGGACAGCCTCCGTTCACCGCGGATACTCCGGTCGCGACGCTCTACCTCCACGTGCACGAGCAGGCTCCGCCGCCGTCTTCCGTTGGAGAGGTTCCGGCGGATCTCGAGGCAATCGTGCTCCGATGCCTGGAGAAGGATCCGGCGGACCGGTTCCAGTCGGCCACGGAGCTCGAACACGCGCTTGCGACCGTGGGCAACTCGAACGCGACGATGCCCATGCCGGCGGCGAGCCTCGACACGACCGCCCCCGTCGAACAGGTCCGGCCGTCCAGGGTTTCGCCCCGGCCACCTCGAGATCGGCGGATGTGGTGGTGGGTCGCCGGACTCGCCGCGCTCGTGCTGCTCGTGATGTGGGCGGCGTTCGCGTTCTCCGACGGGACGACCCTGCGCGAGGCTGCTAGGCGAGGAGCTCGAGGTTCGCAGTCGCCCTCACCGTCCGTCACGCCGACGTCCGAGGCGCTGACGGTTGGAGACGCGTACGTGGCGCTGAGGGGCGCGATCGACGCAGCTCAGCTCGAGGGAGGGATCGACGAGCACACTGCGAACGACCTCCGCGAGCGAGCCGAGGACGCCATGGTCGCGTACGAGGAGAACGACACCGAAGAGATCGACAAGAAGATCGGGGAGTTCGACGAGAAGCTCGCCAAGGCACGCGAGGAAGGGAAGATCACGGTCGAGGCGGCGGATCAGATCGATGTCGCGTTCGCCGACTTCGTCTCGGCGCTCGGAGCGGCCCTACCCACACCGGAAGAGCCCATCGAGGAAGACGGGGAGGGCAACGGCCACGGCGGCGACGAGGGTGGTGGACCGCCGCCGCACTCCAACAGCGGCGGCGAAGGCAACGGCAACGACTGA
- a CDS encoding aminotransferase class V-fold PLP-dependent enzyme — protein sequence MPYPLDPSPDDMRAMGEAALAYVVDFLQRRPDAPASAFEGAAETARRFRMAPPEQGNEFPPLIDLVETIAQHSSDNAGPGFLAYIPGGGLYASSLAELLSTTIDRYVNLWGEAPVAAQIENNVVRWLCDLFAYPPESRGVLTSGGSLANFSAIVSARKAKLRENFLTGALYVSEHAHASVMKAAMLAGFPTRNVRIVATDPSLRMDVDALRRQIVDDRGAGLRPFAIVASAGTTNTGAIDPLDDLAGVAADEGLWMHVDAAYGGFFQITARGRERFRGIERADSITLDPHKGMFLPYGTGALVVRDGRALREAHFVGAAYLQDLAADADIPNFAEYSAELSRDFRGLRAWFPLWLHGVSAFREALDEKLDLTEALYDGLKSDALLELPWAPDLTVVPFRLRDGDDVANRRFLEAINASKRVFLSSTVIDGRFTIRACILSHRTHRDRIDECIEIVRRAAASVASG from the coding sequence ATGCCGTATCCGCTCGATCCATCGCCCGACGACATGCGCGCGATGGGCGAGGCTGCGCTGGCCTACGTCGTGGACTTCCTGCAACGTCGGCCGGACGCGCCGGCGTCGGCGTTCGAGGGCGCTGCCGAGACCGCTCGGCGGTTCCGCATGGCTCCGCCGGAGCAGGGCAACGAGTTCCCGCCGCTGATCGACCTGGTCGAGACGATCGCCCAGCACTCAAGCGACAACGCGGGCCCCGGGTTCCTCGCGTACATCCCCGGCGGAGGGCTCTACGCGTCGTCGCTCGCCGAGCTTCTGTCGACGACGATCGATCGCTACGTGAACCTGTGGGGCGAGGCGCCCGTCGCCGCGCAGATCGAGAACAACGTCGTCCGGTGGCTGTGTGACCTGTTCGCGTACCCGCCCGAGTCGCGGGGCGTGCTCACCTCAGGCGGCTCGTTGGCGAACTTCTCGGCGATCGTGAGCGCTCGGAAGGCGAAGCTCCGCGAGAACTTCTTGACGGGCGCACTCTACGTGAGCGAGCACGCCCACGCATCGGTCATGAAGGCGGCGATGCTCGCCGGGTTTCCCACGCGCAACGTCCGCATCGTGGCGACCGACCCGTCGCTCCGCATGGACGTCGACGCCCTCCGACGGCAGATCGTCGACGACCGCGGCGCCGGGTTGCGGCCGTTCGCGATCGTGGCGTCGGCGGGGACCACGAACACCGGCGCCATCGACCCGCTCGACGACCTTGCGGGCGTAGCAGCCGACGAGGGTTTGTGGATGCACGTCGACGCGGCGTACGGCGGGTTCTTCCAGATCACCGCGCGCGGGCGCGAGCGGTTCCGTGGCATCGAGCGCGCCGACTCGATCACGCTCGATCCGCACAAGGGGATGTTCCTGCCGTACGGGACCGGCGCGCTCGTCGTCCGGGACGGGCGCGCGCTGCGCGAGGCGCACTTCGTCGGCGCAGCCTATCTACAGGACCTGGCCGCCGACGCCGACATCCCGAACTTCGCCGAGTACTCCGCCGAGCTGTCCAGGGACTTCCGAGGGCTCCGCGCGTGGTTCCCGTTGTGGCTGCACGGCGTGTCGGCGTTTCGTGAGGCGCTAGACGAGAAGCTCGATCTGACCGAAGCGCTTTACGACGGCCTCAAATCGGACGCCCTCTTGGAGCTGCCGTGGGCGCCCGATCTGACCGTGGTGCCGTTTCGACTGCGCGACGGCGACGACGTCGCGAACCGCCGGTTCCTCGAGGCGATCAACGCGAGCAAGCGCGTGTTCCTGTCGAGCACGGTGATCGACGGCCGGTTCACGATCCGCGCGTGCATCCTGTCGCACCGGACGCATCGCGACCGGATCGACGAGTGCATCGAGATCGTCCGGCGCGCCGCGGCCTCGGTGGCCTCGGGGTGA
- a CDS encoding DUF2277 domain-containing protein, with the protein MCRSIKRLREGDVPATEQEIREAALQFVRKVSGFRAPSKRHEEAFHTAVDEVAAASARLLESVTARLPG; encoded by the coding sequence ATGTGCCGAAGCATCAAACGGCTCCGCGAGGGCGACGTCCCCGCGACCGAGCAGGAGATCCGCGAGGCCGCGCTGCAGTTCGTGCGGAAGGTGAGTGGCTTCCGGGCACCGTCCAAGCGACACGAGGAGGCGTTCCACACGGCGGTCGACGAGGTTGCGGCCGCATCGGCCAGGCTCCTCGAGTCGGTCACGGCGCGCTTGCCCGGCTGA
- a CDS encoding pyridoxal-dependent decarboxylase — protein sequence MSDAFSWHPQPELIGFRDPATAREALETFGRAIWDASLDYLYDEASKRPVVADAYPEMRRRYFGETGEPAPAPSDPSTTEDLLREFRERIAPYVFNSQHPGAFSYFTAPPLPVSIGGEVIGQWLHQGIDVWAAGPIGALVEEEVTSWLRGLVGHGEGSWGVLTSGGVMANVMAMTVARDVHLARLLRQSEPPRGRALEGVRVYASDQTHFSIRRALDVLGFPRDTLRVIDSDGAFRLHGAPVDEAIADDRRAGLLPFAVSAVSGSTNTGSVDLVRELADVAERNDLWLHVDAAYGGAARLSARDAHRVPDLERADSVTIDPHKWFFQGYDIGGLVVKHRDDLLQTFRSSPEYYRSPKDAPLNWYQYSLEGTRRFRALKLWLSWKHLGTKGFGRLVEHTNDLAAHMVQRCRDLERFEVAPAEPELSVVCFRHVPSELEDGDEVDAYQDALQRALEIDGTGWVSTTRLRGRTYLRAGVVNYLSTTDDIDAVLDALVRLSPGALAALR from the coding sequence GTGTCCGACGCGTTCTCATGGCATCCCCAGCCCGAGCTGATCGGCTTTCGCGATCCGGCGACGGCTCGCGAGGCCCTGGAGACGTTCGGCAGGGCGATCTGGGACGCCAGTCTCGATTACCTCTACGACGAGGCGAGCAAGCGCCCGGTCGTCGCTGACGCGTACCCAGAGATGCGGCGGCGGTACTTCGGCGAGACGGGCGAGCCCGCGCCCGCGCCCTCCGACCCGTCGACGACGGAGGATCTCCTCCGCGAGTTCCGGGAACGCATCGCGCCGTACGTGTTCAACTCGCAGCACCCCGGCGCGTTCAGCTATTTCACGGCACCGCCGCTGCCCGTCTCGATCGGCGGCGAGGTGATCGGGCAGTGGCTCCACCAAGGGATAGACGTGTGGGCGGCCGGTCCCATCGGTGCGCTCGTCGAGGAAGAGGTCACGTCCTGGCTCCGAGGGCTCGTCGGCCACGGCGAAGGGAGCTGGGGAGTCCTCACCTCAGGCGGCGTGATGGCCAACGTGATGGCCATGACGGTGGCGCGCGACGTCCACCTCGCTCGTCTGCTCCGTCAGAGCGAGCCGCCTCGCGGACGTGCGCTCGAGGGCGTTCGCGTGTACGCGAGCGATCAGACGCACTTCTCGATCCGGCGCGCGCTCGACGTGCTCGGGTTCCCGCGCGACACGCTCCGCGTGATCGACTCCGACGGCGCGTTCCGGCTGCACGGGGCTCCGGTCGACGAAGCGATCGCGGACGACCGCAGAGCAGGGCTGCTGCCCTTCGCCGTCTCCGCGGTCTCGGGTTCGACGAACACCGGCTCGGTGGACCTGGTCCGCGAGCTGGCCGACGTCGCCGAACGCAACGACCTGTGGTTGCACGTGGACGCGGCGTACGGGGGTGCCGCCCGTCTTTCGGCTCGGGACGCGCATCGCGTGCCGGACCTCGAGCGTGCCGACAGCGTGACGATCGACCCGCACAAGTGGTTCTTCCAGGGCTATGACATCGGCGGCCTGGTGGTGAAGCACCGGGACGATCTCCTCCAGACTTTCCGCAGCTCTCCGGAGTACTACCGTTCGCCGAAGGACGCGCCGCTCAACTGGTATCAGTACTCGCTCGAGGGCACACGCCGCTTTCGCGCGCTGAAGCTGTGGCTGTCGTGGAAGCATCTCGGGACGAAGGGATTCGGCCGGCTCGTCGAGCACACCAACGATCTCGCCGCGCACATGGTGCAGCGGTGTAGGGACCTCGAGCGGTTCGAGGTCGCGCCGGCAGAGCCGGAGCTCTCCGTCGTCTGCTTCCGGCACGTTCCGAGTGAGCTGGAAGACGGCGACGAGGTCGACGCGTATCAGGATGCGCTCCAGCGAGCGCTGGAGATCGACGGGACGGGATGGGTTTCGACCACACGGCTTCGCGGTCGGACGTACCTCCGCGCCGGCGTCGTGAACTATCTCTCGACGACTGACGACATCGATGCCGTCTTGGACGCGCTCGTCAGGCTGTCGCCCGGCGCCCTCGCCGCGCTCCGCTGA
- a CDS encoding trypsin-like serine protease — MSRLIGRPLSLALVCLSALFVSIVPASAITGGTEDTANTHSNVGMLVFYQPDGRFRCSGTLVAPRVFLTAAHCTFEDIGQVIVTFDPVISRTAEESERDVPRAADDSGPDDAVSAIGYTSGDIRAPRYDGEQTWFLGTPRTHPEYSEFTDIDNWNDTGVVLLDRSPGLPTTQLAPENYLDQFGQPLFNSTEFLVIGYGTEVRGNPPTAERQPIVRRFTTEIGQKLDDQVFQTNENENDPRAGGGTCFGDSGGPSILDGYLVGDTSYGLTANCRYIGGYQRVDIPVVRNWVLDCVADLVCPTKES; from the coding sequence ATGAGCCGACTGATCGGTCGTCCGCTCTCGCTCGCGCTTGTCTGCCTGAGTGCCCTGTTCGTATCGATCGTTCCCGCGAGTGCCATCACGGGAGGGACCGAGGACACTGCCAACACGCATTCGAACGTGGGGATGCTCGTCTTCTACCAACCGGACGGCCGGTTCCGCTGTTCCGGCACGCTCGTCGCTCCGCGAGTCTTTCTGACGGCCGCACACTGCACGTTCGAGGACATCGGACAAGTCATCGTCACATTCGATCCGGTCATCTCGCGGACGGCCGAGGAATCGGAACGCGACGTTCCACGCGCCGCGGACGACTCCGGGCCGGACGATGCAGTGTCAGCCATCGGGTATACGAGCGGGGACATCAGGGCGCCGAGGTATGACGGTGAGCAGACATGGTTCCTCGGTACGCCGCGTACCCATCCCGAGTACAGCGAGTTCACCGATATCGACAACTGGAACGACACGGGCGTGGTCCTCCTCGACAGATCGCCCGGTCTTCCGACGACGCAGCTTGCCCCAGAGAACTACCTCGACCAGTTCGGGCAGCCACTGTTCAACTCGACGGAGTTCCTTGTGATCGGTTACGGCACCGAAGTCCGCGGCAACCCGCCGACCGCTGAGCGTCAGCCGATCGTGCGCCGATTCACCACCGAGATCGGACAGAAGCTCGACGACCAGGTGTTCCAGACGAACGAGAACGAGAACGACCCTCGCGCAGGCGGCGGTACGTGCTTCGGCGACTCCGGTGGTCCGTCGATCCTCGACGGCTACCTGGTCGGCGACACCAGCTATGGCCTAACGGCCAACTGCCGGTACATCGGCGGATACCAACGCGTCGACATCCCGGTGGTGCGCAACTGGGTGCTCGACTGCGTCGCGGACCTCGTCTGCCCGACTAAGGAATCGTAA
- a CDS encoding ATP-dependent helicase, producing the protein MFDALERLNQEQRDAVEHDGGPLLVVAGAGSGKTWTLACRVACLVDRGVPPERIVLLTFTRRASREMLSRAERLTGERGLGRVWGGTFHATANRLLRLHGRALGLAPDFTVLDRTDTADLMDLIRGELGLGEGERRFPRKETLADVYSRTVNAQERLSDVLERDYPWCLDEVGGIRSIFERYTERKRGQHALDYDDLLVFWLTLGKHPAAGPAIASMFDHVLVDEYQDTNALQADILAALKPNGAGLMVVGDDAQAIYAFRSATVRNILEFPSRFPGTTIVKLERNYRSTRPILDATNAVIALSEQRHEKTLWTERDGGALPELVTCVDERDQADEVADAILRHREEGTVLRQQAVLFRAGHHSDLLEVELTRRNVPFVKYGGLKFLESAHVKDALAVLRIADNPRDEVSWFRLLQLLDGVGPAGARRVMAAISVTGPGDPMTRFLESAIAVPAPARAELDSLRTAFRDLVHAKPPAAQVERVRRFLEPLLRRRYDQADPRLRDLEQLEGLATGFDTRERFVTDLTLDPPISTSDLAGQPLIDEDYVILSTIHSAKGGEWDVVHVIHAADGMIPSDMATRDPEQIEEERRLFYVALTRARDTLHVYFPLRYHRSNRGFEDRHWYAQLTRFMPDEVRERFLLRTTYVDAMQERATIVPTGSTTEVDALLAGLWSE; encoded by the coding sequence ATGTTCGACGCCCTTGAACGCCTGAACCAGGAGCAACGCGACGCGGTCGAGCACGACGGCGGCCCGCTGCTGGTCGTCGCCGGTGCCGGTTCGGGCAAGACGTGGACGCTGGCGTGTCGCGTCGCCTGCCTGGTCGATCGTGGCGTCCCGCCCGAGCGGATCGTGCTTCTCACCTTCACCCGTCGAGCCTCGCGCGAGATGCTCTCGAGGGCGGAACGGCTCACCGGCGAACGCGGGCTCGGACGGGTCTGGGGCGGAACGTTCCACGCGACGGCGAACCGGCTGCTTCGCCTCCACGGCCGAGCGCTCGGCCTCGCGCCAGATTTCACGGTGCTCGACCGCACCGACACTGCGGACCTCATGGACCTGATCCGCGGCGAGCTCGGGCTCGGCGAGGGGGAACGTCGATTCCCGCGCAAGGAGACGCTCGCCGACGTGTACTCCCGCACGGTCAACGCGCAGGAACGCTTGAGCGACGTCCTCGAACGCGACTACCCGTGGTGTCTCGACGAGGTCGGTGGCATCCGCTCGATCTTCGAGCGGTACACCGAGCGCAAGCGTGGGCAGCACGCACTCGACTACGACGACCTCCTGGTGTTCTGGCTGACGCTCGGGAAGCACCCGGCGGCCGGACCGGCCATCGCGTCCATGTTCGATCACGTCCTGGTCGACGAGTACCAGGACACGAACGCGCTCCAGGCTGACATCCTCGCGGCGCTGAAGCCCAACGGCGCCGGACTGATGGTTGTCGGCGACGACGCGCAGGCGATCTACGCGTTCCGCTCGGCGACGGTTCGGAACATCCTGGAGTTCCCGTCGCGGTTCCCGGGCACGACGATCGTGAAGCTCGAACGCAACTACCGCTCGACGCGCCCGATCCTCGACGCGACGAACGCCGTTATCGCGCTCAGCGAACAACGACACGAGAAGACGCTGTGGACCGAACGCGACGGCGGTGCGCTACCCGAGCTGGTCACGTGCGTGGACGAGCGCGATCAGGCGGACGAGGTGGCCGACGCGATCCTCCGGCATCGCGAAGAAGGAACGGTCCTTCGCCAACAGGCGGTGCTGTTTCGCGCCGGGCACCACAGCGACCTTCTCGAGGTGGAGCTGACACGACGGAACGTGCCATTCGTGAAGTACGGCGGGTTGAAGTTCCTCGAGTCGGCACATGTGAAGGACGCGCTCGCGGTGCTCCGGATCGCCGACAATCCCCGCGACGAGGTGTCGTGGTTCCGGCTGCTCCAGCTGCTCGATGGTGTTGGCCCGGCCGGCGCGCGGCGAGTGATGGCGGCGATCAGCGTCACCGGGCCCGGCGACCCGATGACGCGGTTCCTCGAGAGCGCGATCGCCGTCCCCGCGCCGGCGCGAGCGGAGCTCGATTCGCTCCGAACGGCGTTCCGGGACCTCGTCCATGCCAAGCCGCCCGCCGCGCAGGTCGAACGGGTCCGGCGCTTCCTCGAGCCCCTCCTCCGCCGACGATACGACCAGGCGGACCCGCGTTTGCGCGACCTCGAACAGCTCGAAGGGCTCGCCACCGGATTCGATACCCGCGAGCGGTTCGTCACCGACCTCACGCTCGACCCGCCGATCTCGACGTCCGACCTCGCGGGTCAACCGCTCATCGACGAGGACTACGTGATCCTGTCGACGATCCACTCCGCAAAGGGCGGCGAGTGGGACGTCGTCCACGTCATCCACGCCGCCGACGGCATGATCCCGTCGGACATGGCGACGCGCGATCCCGAGCAGATCGAGGAGGAACGCCGCCTGTTCTACGTCGCGTTGACGAGGGCGCGCGACACGCTGCACGTCTACTTCCCGCTCCGATACCACCGGTCCAATCGCGGGTTCGAGGACCGACACTGGTACGCGCAGCTCACACGGTTCATGCCCGATGAGGTGCGCGAGCGCTTCTTGCTGCGCACCACCTACGTCGACGCGATGCAGGAGCGCGCCACGATTGTTCCAACCGGCTCGACGACCGAGGTCGATGCGCTCCTCGCCGGCCTGTGGTCGGAGTGA
- a CDS encoding ABATE domain-containing protein: protein MDYDDGLALAIANSVGPPDRLGTPSALRSWLDEHRVDSGTARDAVLLRVGEFRSLRDHVRTALARAVESLPIPDDVVDELNAASAGAPTWPLLRVEAGTAALAIATSDTSETTTILASFARSAIELLGGPDAARLRKCPACGRFFLASRPRQMWCSGACGNRTRVARHRSRRDKVGA, encoded by the coding sequence ATGGATTACGACGACGGCCTCGCGTTGGCCATCGCCAACAGCGTGGGGCCGCCCGACCGCCTCGGAACTCCCAGCGCGCTGAGGTCGTGGCTCGATGAACATCGGGTGGATTCGGGGACGGCGCGCGACGCCGTGCTCCTGCGAGTCGGCGAGTTCCGCTCGCTTCGGGATCATGTGAGAACCGCCCTCGCCAGGGCGGTCGAGAGCCTCCCGATCCCCGACGACGTGGTGGACGAGTTGAACGCTGCCAGCGCGGGGGCGCCGACGTGGCCTCTCCTTCGGGTCGAAGCAGGCACCGCGGCCCTCGCAATCGCGACCTCGGATACGAGCGAAACGACCACGATCCTCGCGTCGTTCGCGCGCTCTGCGATCGAGCTGCTCGGCGGCCCCGACGCAGCCCGACTCCGCAAATGCCCCGCGTGCGGCCGGTTCTTCCTTGCATCCCGCCCGCGTCAGATGTGGTGCTCCGGGGCCTGTGGCAATCGAACGCGCGTCGCTCGCCATCGGTCCCGGCGCGACAAGGTCGGCGCATAA